One window of Vibrio sinaloensis genomic DNA carries:
- a CDS encoding lysine exporter LysO family protein, which yields MFSGMLFIFAPLVVGYFIAISNAATLERINTATSNLIYVILALMGLSLAALDNLGQNLQLILKTTAVFFTCLSLSNLAVLPLVDKLLPIQTDASHTKLPLSSMALESAKLILVVGSGLVIGLMLPFDLSWVDTASEWILFLLLFFIGIQLRNSGLTLRQILLNKHGMVIAVVIIGSSMIGGVISATILQINLFQGLAMASGFGWYSLAGILMGDAFGPVYGGASFMIELLRELIALVLIPLFIRTKPCTSIGYAGATAMDFTLPVIQTTGGVRCVPIAIVSGFILSLLVPVMMLFFVSLAG from the coding sequence ATGTTCTCAGGGATGTTATTTATTTTTGCCCCACTCGTGGTGGGGTATTTTATTGCCATTTCAAACGCTGCCACACTTGAGCGAATCAATACTGCCACGTCCAACCTTATCTATGTGATTCTGGCATTAATGGGACTGAGTCTGGCCGCTTTAGACAACCTGGGCCAAAACCTGCAACTGATTTTAAAAACCACTGCGGTGTTTTTTACCTGTTTGAGCTTATCAAATTTAGCGGTGCTGCCGCTGGTCGATAAATTGCTTCCCATTCAAACCGATGCCAGCCATACCAAGCTACCGCTTTCATCAATGGCGCTCGAGTCAGCCAAATTGATCTTGGTGGTTGGTAGCGGCTTAGTAATAGGTCTAATGCTGCCGTTTGACCTGAGTTGGGTCGATACCGCCAGCGAATGGATCTTGTTCCTACTGCTGTTTTTTATTGGTATCCAATTACGTAATAGTGGATTGACGTTGCGACAAATCCTGCTCAATAAGCATGGCATGGTCATCGCAGTCGTTATCATAGGCAGTTCAATGATCGGGGGAGTGATCTCCGCAACCATATTGCAAATCAACTTGTTTCAAGGGCTGGCGATGGCCTCTGGATTCGGCTGGTACTCTCTGGCAGGGATTTTGATGGGTGACGCATTTGGCCCCGTTTATGGTGGTGCCTCCTTTATGATTGAGTTACTGCGCGAATTGATTGCCCTAGTCCTGATCCCGCTATTTATCCGAACCAAACCCTGCACCTCTATCGGTTATGCTGGTGCGACGGCGATGGACTTTACCCTACCTGTGATTCAAACCACCGGCGGTGTCCGATGCGTTCCAATTGCGATTGTCAGTGGCTTTATTTTGAGCCTGCTCGTCCCTGTTATGATGTTATTCTTTGTTTCTCTTGCAGGCTAG
- a CDS encoding HDOD domain-containing protein, whose amino-acid sequence MNHLSFYWLPENGELLIKGIESEFSGLIENAIKNRKISLPPIPEVVLKIQRLCTQDTTTISEVADCLLEDPGLAAIVIRVANSVIFNRRNITCTDLLTAVSRLGILRVRDIVTAQAIEQLKHSVNLTHSCNKILSQSAANSRELAATMVLVTRGFKDSASPAYNNLETDKALLTGLLADIGLFCIVNEYHNYLEQGNYLAEDIAFQIFDRQCSNASKLVLETWGFDNDFLEVASNQTLAVSDVSVSYLDVARIANHILMFRRQDEKIDEHTVEFDVTGADILYNLSNLSDIEFNKQIDELISASGL is encoded by the coding sequence ATGAACCACCTATCATTCTACTGGCTACCAGAAAACGGTGAGCTGCTGATTAAAGGGATAGAATCCGAGTTTTCGGGTTTGATAGAGAATGCCATCAAGAACCGCAAGATCTCTCTCCCTCCTATTCCTGAAGTTGTATTAAAGATTCAACGACTTTGTACCCAAGACACCACCACCATCTCTGAAGTTGCAGATTGCTTGCTTGAAGACCCAGGTTTGGCCGCTATCGTTATTCGGGTGGCAAACTCAGTGATCTTTAATCGTCGCAATATCACCTGTACCGACCTACTCACTGCCGTTTCCCGACTTGGTATCTTGCGCGTGCGAGATATTGTTACCGCACAGGCGATTGAGCAGTTGAAGCACTCGGTCAACCTCACCCATTCGTGCAACAAGATTTTGAGTCAAAGCGCCGCCAACTCACGTGAATTGGCCGCGACTATGGTACTGGTCACCCGAGGCTTCAAAGACTCGGCATCGCCCGCTTACAATAACTTAGAGACAGACAAAGCATTGCTGACCGGTTTGTTGGCAGACATTGGCCTATTCTGTATCGTCAACGAGTACCATAACTACTTGGAACAAGGTAACTATCTAGCCGAAGATATCGCGTTTCAAATTTTTGATCGTCAATGCTCGAATGCCAGTAAGTTAGTGCTGGAAACTTGGGGATTTGATAACGATTTCCTAGAGGTGGCCTCCAACCAAACGCTCGCAGTATCCGACGTCAGCGTCTCTTATTTAGACGTGGCACGTATCGCCAACCACATTCTGATGTTCCGCCGCCAAGACGAAAAAATTGATGAGCATACCGTTGAATTTGACGTGACCGGCGCCGATATACTGTACAATCTCAGTAATTTAAGTGATATTGAGTTCAACAAACAGATAGACGAACTTATTAGCGCAAGTGGCCTATAA